Proteins encoded within one genomic window of Acidobacteriota bacterium:
- a CDS encoding DUF364 domain-containing protein → MKILEDVVSTLDMEAPVRDIRIGLFHSAVLTRHCGLAATLPRDALRQDPPLMKGPGFLLDKSAAELVRMAESDSIVESAVGMATINSLLEIDMGRCRELNARELIAEKGAGKKVVIVGRFPFIPDLRETVGDLKVLEKNPQKDDLPESEAQNVLPEADVVAITGTSFTNHTIGGLLRLCRPNAFVVVLGDSAPLSPVLFDYGIAAVSGTKVTDPELALRGISQGANYRQIKGVERLTMVRDVRG, encoded by the coding sequence ATCAAGATTCTTGAAGACGTCGTTTCCACCCTGGACATGGAAGCGCCCGTGCGGGATATCCGCATCGGCCTGTTTCACAGCGCGGTCCTGACGCGCCATTGCGGGCTTGCGGCCACGCTCCCCCGGGACGCCCTGCGGCAGGACCCTCCCCTGATGAAGGGGCCCGGCTTCCTGCTGGATAAAAGCGCCGCGGAACTGGTCCGGATGGCCGAATCGGACAGCATCGTCGAATCCGCGGTCGGGATGGCCACCATCAATTCGCTGCTCGAGATCGACATGGGCCGGTGCCGGGAGCTGAACGCCCGGGAGCTGATCGCCGAGAAGGGCGCGGGGAAGAAGGTCGTCATCGTGGGACGCTTCCCCTTCATTCCCGACCTCCGGGAAACGGTCGGGGACCTGAAGGTGCTGGAAAAAAACCCGCAGAAGGACGACCTCCCGGAATCGGAAGCGCAAAATGTCCTTCCCGAGGCGGATGTCGTCGCCATCACGGGCACCTCCTTCACCAATCACACCATCGGAGGGCTGCTCCGGCTGTGCCGGCCGAACGCTTTCGTCGTCGTGCTGGGCGACAGCGCCCCGCTTTCCCCGGTCCTTTTCGATTACGGCATCGCCGCCGTGTCGGGCACGAAGGTCACCGATCCGGAACTGGCCCTGCGCGGGATCAGCCAGGGGGCCAATTACCGTCAGATCAAGGGGGTCGAGCGGCTCACCATGGTCCGGGACGTCAGGGGGTAG
- a CDS encoding PLP-dependent transferase: MNEYTRHPKGHRDTMAVHYGENRWMGSITTPIDYASTFVFKNVAEMVAFAEGRIRHYEYGRYGNPTREAAEKKLAALEGAERCVLFDCGMSAVSSTILSTCSQGEHIIITDDAYKQTLRFVTTVMPRFGIHSTVVPMGDYEAMERAVTSETVMIISESPTNPYLNIADVDEVVRIARRHQVLSVIDSTFATPYNARPLEQGVDIVIQSTTKYLAGHNDVLGGAVLGSEHATEPMLQWRRMTGGVIDPMSSYLLIRGVKTFGVRMERLNRTAQEIAEFLEKQPRVRRVYYPGLPGHPQHAIARRQMRGFGAVVTFELDADLARTLKFLEGLKLCMLGPSLGGPETLVTHPALNSYYNITREERYRLGIIDELIRLSVGLEDPRDIMGDLELGFAHMDA; the protein is encoded by the coding sequence ATGAACGAGTACACCAGGCACCCGAAGGGACACCGGGACACCATGGCCGTGCACTACGGCGAGAACCGCTGGATGGGGAGCATCACCACCCCCATCGACTACGCCAGCACCTTCGTCTTCAAGAACGTCGCGGAGATGGTGGCGTTCGCCGAGGGCCGCATCCGGCACTACGAGTACGGGCGGTACGGGAATCCCACCCGCGAGGCGGCCGAGAAGAAACTGGCGGCCCTCGAAGGGGCCGAACGCTGCGTCCTTTTCGACTGCGGCATGAGCGCCGTCTCCTCCACCATCCTCTCCACCTGCAGCCAGGGGGAGCACATCATCATCACCGACGACGCCTACAAGCAGACGCTGCGGTTCGTCACCACCGTGATGCCCCGCTTCGGCATCCACTCCACGGTGGTCCCGATGGGGGACTACGAAGCCATGGAACGCGCGGTGACCTCGGAAACGGTCATGATCATCTCCGAGTCCCCCACCAACCCCTACCTGAACATCGCGGACGTGGACGAGGTGGTGCGGATCGCGCGCCGGCACCAGGTCCTCAGCGTCATCGACAGCACCTTCGCCACCCCCTACAACGCCCGGCCGCTCGAGCAGGGGGTGGACATCGTCATCCAGAGCACAACCAAATACCTGGCGGGGCACAACGACGTGCTCGGGGGGGCGGTCCTGGGGTCGGAGCACGCCACCGAACCGATGCTGCAGTGGCGCCGTATGACCGGGGGCGTCATCGACCCGATGAGCAGCTACCTGCTGATCCGGGGGGTGAAAACTTTCGGGGTGCGGATGGAACGGCTCAACCGCACCGCCCAGGAGATCGCGGAGTTCCTCGAAAAACAGCCCAGGGTGCGCCGCGTCTACTATCCCGGCCTCCCGGGGCACCCCCAGCACGCCATAGCCAGAAGGCAGATGCGGGGGTTCGGCGCCGTCGTCACCTTCGAGCTCGACGCCGACCTGGCACGGACCCTGAAATTCCTGGAAGGGCTCAAACTGTGCATGCTCGGCCCAAGCCTGGGCGGGCCCGAGACGCTGGTCACCCATCCGGCGCTGAACAGCTACTACAACATCACCCGCGAGGAGCGTTACAGGCTGGGCATCATCGACGAACTCATCCGCCTGTCGGTCGGGCTCGAAGACCCCCGCGACATCATGGGCGACCTCGAGCTCGGGTTCGCCCACATGGACGCCTGA
- a CDS encoding class IV adenylate cyclase encodes MARNIEIKARIGSVEAVIPLVEAVADRGPVEIVQDDFFFACPNGRLKLRTLAPDRGELIFYRRADGAGPRESSYIVSPTGSPATLRAALASAWGEAGRVKKRRLLYHAGRKRIHLDRVESLGDFLELEVALGEGESADAGEEEARNLMRRLGIGPERLVAGAYVDLQT; translated from the coding sequence ATGGCCCGAAACATCGAGATCAAGGCCCGGATCGGGAGCGTCGAGGCGGTTATCCCCCTGGTGGAGGCGGTGGCCGACCGGGGGCCGGTCGAGATCGTCCAGGACGACTTCTTTTTCGCCTGCCCGAACGGGCGGCTGAAGCTCCGCACCCTCGCCCCGGACCGGGGCGAACTCATCTTCTACCGGCGGGCCGACGGGGCGGGGCCCAGGGAGTCGTCTTACATCGTTTCGCCCACCGGCAGCCCGGCGACCCTGCGTGCGGCCCTCGCCTCCGCCTGGGGGGAGGCGGGGCGCGTGAAGAAGCGGCGCCTCCTCTACCACGCCGGGCGGAAGCGCATCCACCTGGACCGCGTCGAGAGCCTGGGCGATTTCCTCGAACTCGAGGTGGCGCTCGGGGAGGGGGAGAGCGCGGATGCGGGAGAAGAGGAAGCCCGGAATCTCATGCGCCGGCTCGGTATCGGCCCGGAGCGGCTCGTTGCCGGCGCCTACGTCGACCTGCAAACATAA